From Echinicola soli, a single genomic window includes:
- a CDS encoding Do family serine endopeptidase yields the protein MNRKQFFLSIILASILGGLIAVAGVSLLSPSEKVTTFEQKQNTSFVNWLKDDKFNVPDGINFVASADQVLPAVVHIKSKVTVQRRGRSGNPLEEFFEFRHPDGGGQQPPMEGMSSGSGVIISEDGYIVTNNHVIDDAKEIQITLYDNTNYDAKVIGTDPTTDLALLKIDASALPFVPFGNSDKTKVGEWVLAVGNPFDLTSTVTAGIISAKARNIGILRNENNNLQIESFLQTDAVVNRGNSGGALVNLAGELIGINTAIASQTGAFSGYAFAVPSAIVKKVMDDLLKYGAVQRGLLGIQIQDVSIAKQYLDLDTKANQGVYVDKVNEDSGAEEAGIQKGDIITEVDGVETTNVSKLQEMVARKRPGDKVDLKFLRNGEEHEATATLKNISGTTKVVKKAELKATEFESVTFKDLEISLQEHLEIEGGAVIDNIDNDKWEEAGAREGFVITHVGRDRVSGADDLKNKLQRNKGDEVMILGFYPNGQKSYFEIKLDN from the coding sequence ATGAATAGAAAGCAATTCTTTCTCAGCATTATTCTGGCCTCCATCCTCGGGGGCTTAATAGCAGTAGCAGGAGTAAGTCTATTATCTCCGTCGGAAAAAGTAACCACTTTCGAACAAAAACAAAACACCAGTTTTGTGAATTGGCTGAAGGACGACAAGTTCAATGTTCCTGACGGGATAAACTTTGTAGCTTCTGCGGATCAGGTACTACCAGCGGTGGTTCATATTAAAAGCAAAGTAACCGTTCAACGGCGGGGAAGAAGTGGAAATCCCCTGGAAGAGTTTTTCGAGTTCAGGCACCCAGATGGAGGTGGCCAGCAGCCGCCTATGGAAGGAATGAGTTCCGGTTCGGGAGTAATCATCTCTGAAGATGGCTATATCGTCACGAATAATCACGTAATCGATGATGCCAAGGAAATACAAATCACCCTTTATGACAACACCAATTACGACGCTAAAGTAATCGGCACCGATCCCACGACAGATTTGGCACTCTTAAAGATTGACGCCTCAGCGTTACCCTTTGTGCCATTTGGAAACTCCGATAAAACAAAAGTAGGTGAATGGGTATTGGCTGTAGGAAATCCATTTGACCTTACCTCGACTGTAACAGCAGGTATCATTAGTGCAAAAGCTAGAAACATTGGCATCCTGAGAAATGAAAACAACAACCTTCAGATCGAATCATTTCTCCAAACAGATGCAGTGGTCAATAGAGGAAACTCCGGTGGAGCTTTGGTAAACCTTGCGGGTGAATTGATCGGGATTAATACAGCCATTGCTAGCCAGACGGGTGCTTTTAGTGGCTATGCCTTTGCCGTCCCGAGCGCTATTGTTAAGAAAGTGATGGATGACCTATTGAAATACGGAGCAGTCCAAAGAGGCTTACTGGGCATCCAAATCCAAGATGTCAGCATCGCCAAGCAGTACCTTGACCTTGACACCAAAGCCAATCAAGGCGTGTATGTAGACAAGGTAAACGAAGACTCAGGCGCAGAAGAAGCAGGAATCCAAAAAGGAGATATCATCACCGAAGTAGACGGCGTGGAAACCACTAACGTATCTAAACTACAGGAGATGGTAGCACGTAAACGTCCAGGGGACAAAGTAGACCTTAAGTTCCTAAGAAATGGTGAAGAGCATGAGGCAACTGCCACCTTGAAAAACATTTCGGGCACTACCAAAGTGGTCAAAAAGGCTGAACTGAAAGCAACAGAATTTGAATCAGTGACCTTTAAGGATTTAGAGATCTCCCTACAAGAACACCTTGAAATTGAAGGCGGAGCCGTTATCGACAATATCGATAATGACAAATGGGAAGAGGCTGGTGCTAGAGAAGGCTTTGTGATCACCCATGTAGGAAGAGATCGTGTAAGCGGAGCAGATGATCTCAAAAACAAACTCCAACGAAATAAAGGTGACGAGGTAATGATCTTAGGCTTTTATCCAAATGGTCAAAAATCTTACTTCGAAATCAAACTAGATAATTAG
- a CDS encoding alpha-L-fucosidase — protein MKNWYILISWLFISSLIITKTWAQNSTEDQKMQWFKDAKLGIFIHWGIYSVNGIDESWSFFNDYISYDDYMKQLDGFTASNYAPEKWAQLIKSSGAKYAVITAKHHDGVALWNSQASDLTVVNKTPANKDLIAPFMDALEKEGLKKGLYYSVLDWSHPDYDRKTRTKYRYKNDPERFQKFVDFNFKQLEELSSTFNPDLYWFDGDWEHKAEEWRSKELKAQLLKWNPSVIINSRIGGNLGDYDTPEQGVPVTKPDSKYWELCLTMNNSWGYQHNDDNYKSPNELLRIFVDCLHMGGNLLLDIGPKPDGSIPDEAVNILESFGRWTDKHAAAIYDTQAGIPEGHVYAPTTLSKDRKTLYIYLDYKVNESLVIKGLKNKINRIWVVGNGTKLDHREVGKQYWSKVPGLKYVDIPDNVYDKDITVIAVLLDGEVDLYREKGQVIESN, from the coding sequence ATGAAAAATTGGTACATACTTATAAGCTGGCTTTTTATTTCCAGCTTAATCATCACTAAAACTTGGGCCCAGAACTCCACGGAAGACCAAAAAATGCAATGGTTCAAGGATGCTAAATTAGGAATCTTTATCCATTGGGGCATTTATTCCGTGAATGGAATTGATGAATCCTGGTCTTTCTTTAATGACTACATCTCCTATGACGATTACATGAAGCAGCTTGACGGATTTACCGCTTCTAATTATGCCCCAGAAAAATGGGCCCAACTTATCAAATCTTCTGGTGCTAAGTACGCCGTTATTACTGCTAAGCACCACGATGGAGTAGCCCTCTGGAATAGTCAAGCTAGCGACCTAACCGTGGTCAATAAAACCCCTGCCAACAAAGACCTCATCGCTCCATTTATGGATGCACTCGAAAAAGAAGGACTCAAAAAAGGACTTTATTATTCGGTCTTGGACTGGTCACACCCAGATTATGACAGAAAAACCCGGACAAAGTACCGTTACAAGAATGATCCTGAAAGATTCCAAAAATTCGTGGATTTCAACTTCAAACAACTCGAAGAACTCTCCTCAACCTTCAATCCCGACCTTTATTGGTTTGATGGCGACTGGGAACATAAGGCCGAAGAATGGAGAAGCAAGGAGCTCAAAGCACAACTCCTGAAATGGAATCCCAGCGTCATTATCAATTCCCGTATCGGAGGCAATCTGGGAGACTACGACACGCCTGAGCAGGGAGTCCCTGTCACCAAACCAGACAGCAAATACTGGGAGCTATGCCTCACCATGAACAACAGCTGGGGCTACCAACACAATGACGACAATTATAAAAGCCCAAATGAGCTACTCAGGATCTTTGTGGACTGCCTTCACATGGGCGGGAACCTCCTGCTGGACATAGGCCCCAAACCGGACGGGTCAATTCCTGATGAAGCGGTTAATATTCTGGAATCATTTGGGAGATGGACCGATAAACACGCTGCTGCCATTTACGACACACAAGCTGGAATCCCAGAAGGACACGTTTATGCCCCCACCACACTTTCCAAAGATCGAAAAACACTTTACATCTACTTAGACTATAAAGTAAATGAGTCATTGGTCATTAAGGGCCTGAAAAATAAGATCAACAGGATATGGGTGGTCGGCAATGGTACTAAACTCGATCACCGTGAAGTAGGCAAACAATACTGGAGCAAAGTTCCTGGACTTAAATATGTCGATATCCCAGACAATGTCTACGACAAAGACATTACAGTTATCGCAGTACTTCTAGATGGAGAAGTAGACCTGTACCGTGAAAAGGGTCAAGTGATCGAAAGCAACTAA
- a CDS encoding mechanosensitive ion channel family protein gives MEQYIMATNHINKVLDRQVDTTQISEQLPQVEMSIEEVRGRLERRNRDINLRYLNALNNFTDYQTRRIEKWKVDFDSRSAEVLNAFDSLREIKKDKILSLTLEDPTILPAFQSQLKELQTRIRTGDSLFVARQLNLVNYQSRLSNVLIAVNDFKEEIRERERKMERALFNKEINFIWDKSTYSRTKELLKVVSHSVNINRIILKGYVEATRPVLIWVLGLILAFFLWFRYLLRHIKSEKEFSDIILQRTRFIPNNPLLSAMVIVLPLATFFYRSPPVVLVVVVLWLLMLVTTVLIRSIVKKKIYLFWWVFLVIFVIYSISNLYIETAYEERWVLLFLSFVCIGLAYSIISEIKDSGLNHTRYVILLIQLFMIIQGLSAVANVLGRYSLAKILGVAATTSLMQAVGLYVFVLVILEAIYLQIEMGKKSTTEYTAYFDFQDIQSKVRNIFVFLAAAIWLYYLTTNLTIYDYLFENISAFLSKERKIGQSTFNFGSISTFIIIIWISGIISKYISYFAEAKDQKMAANRKQRLGSSILLIKLAVFTLGFLLAITAAGIPLDNVAIVLGALSVGIGFGLQTIINNLVSGIILAFERPVQIGDVIEVGGQSGVVKEVGIRASKIQGWDGSELIMPNGDLLSQQLINWTLSNKRRRIELFIGVAYGSDSDKVEGVFKKVLDREDILKVPGPSVFLQNFAESAVEYRLLFWVNDIDIWVDMRNEVMKDIYKRFGEENIEIPFPQRDLYIKSMPESKSAQPDKKDIPPVEKEQEKGGRDSKDDTSPEN, from the coding sequence ATGGAGCAGTACATTATGGCAACCAACCATATCAATAAAGTGCTGGACAGACAGGTAGACACCACTCAGATCAGTGAACAATTGCCCCAGGTAGAAATGAGTATAGAGGAGGTGCGGGGCAGGCTGGAAAGGCGAAACAGGGATATTAACCTTAGGTACCTGAATGCACTCAATAATTTCACAGACTACCAAACCCGTAGAATAGAGAAATGGAAGGTGGATTTTGATAGCAGAAGCGCGGAGGTGCTCAATGCCTTTGATTCATTAAGGGAGATTAAAAAAGATAAAATACTTTCCTTGACACTTGAAGACCCTACAATCTTGCCTGCATTCCAGAGTCAACTTAAAGAGCTTCAGACGAGGATTAGGACCGGAGATAGTCTCTTTGTGGCCAGGCAACTTAACCTGGTCAATTATCAGAGCCGATTATCCAATGTGTTAATTGCAGTAAATGATTTTAAGGAAGAGATCAGAGAGCGGGAGCGCAAAATGGAGCGGGCGCTTTTCAATAAGGAGATCAATTTTATTTGGGATAAAAGTACTTATTCAAGAACAAAAGAGCTATTGAAGGTTGTCAGTCACTCGGTCAATATCAACCGGATTATCCTAAAGGGCTATGTAGAGGCAACCCGTCCTGTCTTGATATGGGTGCTAGGATTGATTTTGGCGTTTTTTCTTTGGTTTAGGTATTTGCTTAGGCATATTAAGTCTGAAAAGGAATTTTCTGATATCATTCTTCAGCGGACCAGGTTTATCCCCAATAACCCGTTGTTGTCAGCGATGGTTATTGTACTGCCATTGGCTACTTTTTTTTATCGTTCGCCGCCAGTAGTATTGGTAGTTGTGGTGCTCTGGTTGCTGATGCTTGTAACAACGGTGCTGATCAGGTCAATTGTCAAAAAGAAAATTTATCTTTTTTGGTGGGTTTTTTTAGTGATTTTTGTGATTTATAGCATCAGCAATCTATATATCGAAACCGCGTATGAAGAGCGATGGGTGTTATTGTTTTTGAGTTTCGTATGTATTGGATTGGCTTATAGTATTATCAGTGAGATCAAGGACTCTGGCCTTAACCATACCAGGTATGTTATTCTGTTGATCCAGTTGTTTATGATCATTCAGGGACTGTCAGCTGTGGCCAATGTTCTTGGCAGGTATAGCCTCGCCAAAATTTTGGGAGTGGCAGCGACAACCAGCCTTATGCAGGCAGTGGGCTTGTATGTTTTTGTGCTGGTGATCTTAGAGGCGATCTATCTGCAGATTGAAATGGGTAAAAAGAGTACTACTGAATATACGGCTTATTTCGATTTTCAGGATATTCAAAGTAAAGTGAGAAACATTTTTGTCTTTCTGGCTGCTGCCATCTGGCTTTACTATTTGACAACGAACCTAACGATTTATGATTATCTCTTTGAAAATATTTCTGCTTTTTTGTCGAAAGAACGTAAGATCGGTCAGAGTACGTTTAATTTTGGGAGTATTTCCACTTTTATCATTATTATTTGGATTTCAGGAATTATCTCAAAGTATATCTCCTACTTTGCGGAGGCCAAGGATCAGAAAATGGCCGCTAATCGTAAGCAGCGGTTGGGGTCTTCCATATTATTGATCAAATTGGCCGTATTTACACTAGGGTTTTTATTGGCTATTACCGCTGCCGGAATCCCGTTGGATAATGTGGCGATTGTATTGGGGGCGCTCTCGGTAGGTATCGGTTTTGGTCTACAGACCATTATCAATAACCTGGTGTCCGGGATTATCCTGGCATTTGAACGGCCAGTGCAGATTGGAGATGTCATAGAGGTGGGGGGGCAAAGTGGAGTTGTCAAAGAGGTGGGGATCCGCGCCAGTAAGATACAGGGCTGGGACGGATCTGAACTGATCATGCCAAATGGCGACCTTCTCTCCCAGCAACTGATTAACTGGACACTCTCCAATAAACGACGAAGAATAGAGCTGTTTATTGGGGTGGCCTATGGTTCTGATTCGGATAAGGTTGAAGGAGTTTTTAAAAAAGTGCTGGACCGGGAGGATATTCTCAAAGTGCCGGGGCCAAGTGTTTTCCTGCAGAATTTTGCTGAAAGTGCAGTGGAATACAGGCTTCTTTTTTGGGTAAATGATATTGATATTTGGGTAGATATGAGAAATGAAGTGATGAAGGATATTTATAAACGTTTTGGAGAAGAAAATATAGAAATCCCATTTCCTCAACGAGATCTTTACATCAAGTCCATGCCGGAATCCAAATCGGCTCAGCCAGATAAGAAAGATATCCCCCCAGTTGAAAAAGAACAGGAAAAAGGAGGGCGTGATTCAAAAGATGATACGAGTCCTGAAAATTAA
- a CDS encoding Hsp20/alpha crystallin family protein, with translation MKLVRYNQLEPNYPSTFSGVLDKFFNDSFQTGTQKFTPSVDISEDESNYEVELSVPGIKKEDFKIDLVDGKLIISGERKSKEAQEGKNYHTVQTQYGAFSRSFFLPEDVSPDKIEAKYEDGILKVTLPKSEKKVLKSSIEVK, from the coding sequence ATGAAACTCGTAAGATATAATCAATTAGAGCCCAACTATCCTTCTACCTTCAGTGGAGTATTGGACAAGTTCTTTAATGACTCATTCCAAACAGGCACTCAAAAGTTCACGCCTTCGGTGGACATCAGTGAAGATGAGAGCAATTATGAAGTAGAACTATCTGTTCCAGGAATCAAAAAAGAGGACTTTAAAATCGACTTGGTAGATGGCAAGCTTATCATCTCAGGCGAAAGAAAGAGCAAAGAAGCCCAGGAAGGCAAAAATTACCACACCGTCCAAACGCAATACGGAGCTTTTAGCAGATCATTCTTCTTGCCCGAAGATGTCTCTCCAGACAAAATCGAAGCAAAATATGAAGATGGCATTCTAAAGGTAACACTGCCTAAAAGCGAGAAAAAGGTGCTAAAATCATCCATCGAAGTAAAATAA
- a CDS encoding helix-turn-helix domain-containing protein, translated as MELKFEDLPQAVSQLIKQNKLILNAIHENGCSENQTEEVLTLSRICELLELKRQTIYSYVSRGLIPYHKKAGKLYFFRQEIEEWIKLGNKTEKIEGVSFNPRRKFKDRKFKKV; from the coding sequence ATGGAATTAAAATTTGAAGATCTTCCTCAAGCAGTATCCCAGTTAATTAAGCAAAACAAACTGATTTTAAATGCAATCCACGAAAATGGCTGTTCAGAAAATCAGACTGAAGAGGTATTAACCCTAAGCAGGATATGTGAATTGTTGGAATTGAAAAGGCAAACCATCTACAGTTATGTGTCCAGGGGACTGATCCCTTACCATAAAAAGGCTGGCAAGCTTTATTTTTTTAGACAGGAAATCGAAGAATGGATCAAATTGGGTAATAAGACTGAAAAAATCGAAGGGGTTAGCTTTAATCCTAGAAGAAAGTTCAAAGACCGTAAATTCAAAAAGGTTTAA